A window from Vulcanimicrobium alpinum encodes these proteins:
- a CDS encoding Na+/H+ antiporter yields the protein MSEPVLLVLGLAAAIAFAIVAKRFALPYPIVFVLAGTALAFVPGLPQVRIAPDWIFLAILPPLLFSGGWATDWVMFRRNLRPILQLAIGLVVVSTVAVAALADRIVPVLGWAGAFVLGAIVSPPDAVAAIAVFERFAVPRRIAAVIDGEGLVNDATALVIYGYAVAAATTGEFAVVPALGSFVVVAVGGVAAGVAVAWIVERLSRALVRLDLTDSLIDTLLVIGAAYAAYLGGQALHVSGVLSTVVAGLLISRRSSVVFSPESRLIGVNVWNVWIYLLNAYVFLAIGLQLRGFVAGGGRAAALLPAALAISALLIAVRLAWIYPAAVIPRLIPAVRRADPRPPWSWLTIIGWTGMRGIVSLAAALALPPIARRDDIIFITFVVIFVKLVGQGLTLIPLLRLLRISRDGDGERREVEVRIAGLRAGLQKIREMRARHAAPDEREVLDRLADEYQHRIEHLNRHGTGTAAETAASRFDHDAQTAAIRAERRAIMRLRDRGEIPDEIFRKVQYDMDLAESRLF from the coding sequence GTGAGCGAACCGGTCCTGCTCGTGCTCGGGCTGGCAGCCGCGATCGCCTTCGCGATCGTTGCGAAGCGGTTCGCGCTGCCCTACCCGATCGTCTTCGTGCTGGCCGGGACGGCGCTGGCGTTCGTCCCGGGGCTGCCGCAGGTCCGCATCGCGCCCGACTGGATCTTTCTCGCGATCCTGCCGCCGCTGCTCTTTTCGGGCGGTTGGGCGACCGACTGGGTGATGTTCCGGCGCAATCTGCGGCCGATTCTTCAGCTGGCGATCGGGCTGGTCGTCGTCAGCACCGTCGCCGTCGCGGCCTTGGCCGACCGGATCGTGCCGGTGCTCGGCTGGGCCGGCGCGTTCGTCCTCGGGGCGATCGTCTCGCCGCCCGATGCCGTCGCGGCGATCGCCGTCTTCGAGCGGTTCGCGGTCCCGCGCCGGATCGCCGCCGTGATCGACGGCGAGGGTCTCGTCAACGACGCGACGGCTTTGGTGATCTACGGGTACGCGGTCGCGGCAGCGACGACCGGGGAGTTCGCGGTCGTCCCCGCGCTCGGCTCGTTCGTCGTCGTCGCCGTCGGCGGCGTGGCGGCGGGGGTCGCGGTCGCCTGGATCGTCGAACGGCTGTCGCGCGCGCTCGTGCGGCTCGACCTCACCGACTCGCTGATCGACACGCTGCTGGTGATCGGAGCGGCGTACGCGGCGTATCTGGGCGGCCAGGCGCTGCACGTCTCCGGCGTCCTCTCGACGGTCGTCGCGGGGCTGCTGATCTCGCGGCGCTCGTCGGTGGTGTTCTCGCCGGAATCGCGGCTGATCGGCGTCAACGTCTGGAACGTTTGGATCTACCTGCTCAACGCGTACGTCTTTCTGGCGATCGGCCTGCAGCTGCGCGGCTTCGTCGCCGGCGGCGGCCGCGCGGCGGCGCTGCTTCCGGCGGCGCTCGCGATCAGCGCCCTCCTGATCGCGGTCCGGCTGGCCTGGATCTACCCGGCCGCGGTGATCCCGCGGCTGATCCCGGCGGTGCGGCGCGCCGACCCGCGCCCGCCGTGGTCGTGGCTGACGATCATCGGCTGGACGGGGATGCGCGGGATCGTGTCGCTCGCGGCGGCGCTCGCGCTCCCGCCGATCGCGCGCCGCGATGACATCATCTTCATTACGTTCGTCGTGATCTTCGTGAAGCTGGTCGGCCAGGGGCTCACCCTGATCCCGCTGCTGCGGCTGCTGCGCATCAGCCGGGACGGTGACGGTGAGCGCCGCGAGGTGGAGGTGCGGATCGCCGGGCTGCGCGCCGGACTGCAGAAGATCCGCGAGATGCGCGCGCGGCATGCCGCGCCCGACGAGCGTGAAGTGCTCGACCGCCTTGCCGACGAGTATCAGCATCGCATCGAGCACCTGAACCGGCACGGCACCGGGACGGCGGCGGAGACCGCCGCCAGCCGCTTCGATCACGACGCCCAGACCGCCGCGATCCGGGCCGAGCGGCGCGCGATCATGCGCCTGCGCGACCGCGGCGAGATCCCCGACGAGATCTTCCGGAAGGTCCAATATGACATGGATCTGGCGGAGTCGCGGCTCTTCTGA
- a CDS encoding DUF1003 domain-containing protein, which yields MNLEADAVDQTIDSIAELERRALSEASQHARAIERATLAIGRPRTLYTAMTAIFTWIAANLMLIASGRPPLDAPPFYWLDTAVTISAFLTTIMILVSANRSSTLDEQRDRLSLQIALLTDRKTAKLIALIEELRRDMPTVPNRTDAEAVALSQSTDPHAVTAELEKRTPNRSEVVP from the coding sequence ATGAATCTCGAAGCGGACGCCGTCGACCAGACGATCGACTCGATCGCCGAATTGGAACGCCGGGCGCTCAGCGAGGCGTCGCAGCACGCGCGCGCAATCGAGCGTGCAACGCTCGCGATCGGCCGGCCGCGCACGCTCTACACGGCGATGACGGCGATCTTCACCTGGATCGCGGCCAACCTGATGCTGATCGCTTCCGGCCGGCCCCCGCTCGACGCGCCGCCGTTCTACTGGCTCGATACCGCGGTCACGATCAGCGCGTTCCTGACCACGATCATGATCCTGGTTTCCGCCAACCGCAGCAGCACCCTCGACGAACAGCGCGACCGGCTTTCGCTCCAAATTGCGCTGCTCACCGATCGCAAGACCGCCAAGCTCATCGCGCTGATCGAGGAACTGCGCCGCGATATGCCGACCGTCCCCAACCGGACCGACGCCGAAGCCGTCGCGCTCTCCCAGTCGACCGACCCGCACGCCGTGACGGCCGAACTCGAGAAGCGGACCCCGAACCGCTCCGAGGTCGTCCCGTAG
- a CDS encoding peptidylprolyl isomerase, whose protein sequence is MSRTYRAVAGLGAIALSISLAACSGGSGGGDVASVNGQKISRGDFDRKLETGPQAKQVLNQMVQMALIDQYAKDKNVSATDDEITKKENEIKAKYPPGQFDQILKQQGLTEADVRQILRQQVIIDKAVGPNVKVTDADVKSYFEKNHAIYDKPEQVRARHILVADAATANTVLQKLKAGGSWDALAKQYSTDPSSKDKGGELGFFGKGQMVAPFQEAAFKAKVGQIVGPVKSPFGYHIIQVEEKKPAQTATFASTKDQIKAQLTQQQASQQYPVFLQGLRSTAKIEIYDDRFKDAVPPAPAAAASPGTK, encoded by the coding sequence ATGTCCCGTACCTACCGCGCGGTCGCCGGCCTCGGCGCGATCGCGCTCAGCATCTCGCTCGCTGCGTGCTCGGGCGGTTCCGGCGGAGGCGACGTCGCGTCCGTGAACGGCCAGAAGATCAGCCGCGGCGATTTCGATCGCAAGCTCGAGACCGGACCGCAAGCGAAGCAAGTTCTCAACCAGATGGTGCAGATGGCGCTGATCGATCAGTACGCGAAGGACAAGAACGTCAGCGCGACCGACGACGAGATCACCAAAAAAGAAAACGAGATCAAGGCGAAGTACCCGCCCGGCCAATTCGACCAGATCCTCAAACAGCAAGGGCTCACCGAAGCCGACGTCCGCCAGATCCTGCGCCAGCAGGTGATCATCGACAAGGCCGTCGGACCGAACGTCAAGGTGACGGATGCCGACGTGAAGTCGTACTTCGAGAAGAACCACGCGATCTACGACAAGCCCGAACAAGTGCGCGCGCGCCACATCCTCGTCGCCGACGCGGCGACGGCGAACACCGTGCTGCAGAAACTCAAAGCCGGCGGCAGTTGGGACGCGCTCGCAAAACAGTACTCGACCGATCCGTCGAGCAAGGACAAGGGCGGCGAACTCGGCTTCTTCGGCAAAGGCCAGATGGTCGCGCCGTTCCAGGAGGCCGCGTTCAAGGCGAAGGTCGGACAGATCGTCGGGCCGGTGAAATCGCCGTTCGGCTACCACATCATTCAGGTCGAAGAGAAGAAACCCGCGCAGACCGCGACGTTCGCGAGCACCAAGGATCAGATCAAAGCGCAGCTCACGCAGCAGCAGGCCTCGCAGCAGTACCCCGTGTTCCTCCAAGGCCTGCGCAGCACCGCGAAGATCGAGATCTACGACGACCGCTTCAAGGATGCGGTGCCGCCGGCGCCCGCCGCGGCCGCATCACCGGGCACCAAGTAG
- the mazG gene encoding nucleoside triphosphate pyrophosphohydrolase, whose amino-acid sequence MIRIVGLGPGDPGLLTLGSRESLRAVGRATTVLAPPELVRFLESDGVAIEKTLITDQGLFLRGSSEVIDAFADRIDQRDLGLGVLGNPLSDFLGLPMLLRALERRGIAAEIIPGMPRATLSASITMPLVPLPPGSTHHTWDDLVEIMARLRRSCPWDREQTHASLVRYLIEETYEVVDAIEHGTDAELCEELGDLLFQIVFHSQLATERGKFSVADVIDGLSNKMIRRHPHVFGDVAVADVEQVWANWEQLKAQEATGQSRSSKLDGIPVHMGALQRGQKMQEKAARVGFDWTDARDITEKLSEELRELADARIKAGDLKPEDPHVREELGDVIFTVVNLARRLGVDAEGAMRDANAKFERRFRYMEAYAVGSGRALNDMTLDELEDLWQQAKTAA is encoded by the coding sequence GTGATTCGCATCGTCGGTCTAGGCCCGGGCGATCCGGGGCTGCTCACGCTGGGCAGCCGCGAGTCGCTGCGCGCGGTCGGACGTGCGACGACGGTGCTTGCGCCGCCGGAGCTGGTGCGCTTCCTCGAGAGCGACGGCGTCGCGATCGAGAAGACGCTCATCACCGACCAAGGGCTGTTTCTGCGCGGTTCGAGCGAGGTGATCGACGCCTTCGCCGATCGCATCGATCAGCGTGACTTGGGCCTCGGCGTGCTCGGCAACCCGCTCTCTGATTTTCTCGGCCTGCCGATGCTCTTGCGCGCGCTCGAACGGCGCGGCATCGCCGCCGAGATCATCCCCGGGATGCCGCGCGCAACGCTCTCGGCGTCGATCACGATGCCGCTGGTCCCGCTCCCGCCGGGATCGACGCACCACACCTGGGACGACCTGGTCGAGATCATGGCGCGGCTGCGGCGCTCGTGTCCGTGGGACCGCGAGCAGACGCACGCGTCGCTGGTACGCTATTTGATCGAGGAGACGTACGAGGTCGTCGACGCGATTGAACACGGCACCGACGCCGAATTGTGCGAAGAGCTAGGCGATCTGCTCTTTCAAATCGTGTTCCACTCGCAGCTCGCGACCGAGCGCGGGAAGTTCTCCGTCGCCGACGTGATCGACGGGCTCTCGAACAAGATGATCCGCCGGCATCCGCACGTCTTCGGCGACGTCGCGGTCGCCGACGTCGAGCAGGTGTGGGCGAACTGGGAGCAGCTGAAAGCGCAGGAGGCGACGGGACAGTCCCGCAGCTCGAAGCTCGACGGGATCCCCGTGCACATGGGCGCGCTGCAGCGCGGCCAGAAGATGCAGGAGAAAGCGGCGCGGGTCGGCTTCGATTGGACCGACGCGCGCGACATCACCGAGAAGCTCTCCGAAGAATTGCGCGAGCTCGCCGATGCGCGGATCAAAGCCGGCGATCTCAAACCGGAGGATCCGCACGTGCGCGAGGAACTCGGCGACGTGATCTTCACCGTCGTCAACCTGGCCCGGCGGCTCGGCGTCGACGCCGAGGGTGCGATGCGCGACGCGAACGCGAAGTTCGAACGCCGGTTTCGCTACATGGAGGCCTACGCCGTCGGAAGCGGCCGCGCGCTCAACGACATGACGCTCGACGAACTCGAGGACTTGTGGCAGCAGGCGAAGACCGCGGCGTGA
- a CDS encoding hotdog domain-containing protein, whose translation MIRVRMSAHDAHYGGSLVDGARILGLFGDVATELLIRRDGDEGLFVAYDLVEFKAPVYAGDYIEARGRITKTGATSRTMEFEAHKVIAARTDLSPSAADVLAEPLLVVRARGTCVTPAENQRRGDARHRDLTKPQGNPAAVSEP comes from the coding sequence ATGATCCGGGTGCGGATGAGCGCCCACGACGCGCACTACGGCGGCAGCCTCGTCGACGGGGCGCGCATCCTCGGCCTCTTCGGCGACGTGGCGACCGAACTGCTGATCCGCCGCGACGGCGACGAGGGCCTCTTCGTCGCCTACGACCTGGTGGAGTTCAAAGCGCCGGTCTACGCCGGCGACTACATCGAAGCGCGCGGCCGGATCACGAAGACCGGAGCGACCTCGCGGACGATGGAGTTCGAGGCGCACAAGGTGATCGCCGCGCGGACCGACCTCAGCCCCTCCGCCGCCGACGTGCTCGCGGAACCGCTGCTGGTCGTGCGCGCGCGGGGCACCTGCGTGACGCCGGCGGAGAATCAGCGTCGCGGTGACGCACGTCACCGCGACCTGACGAAGCCGCAAGGCAACCCAGCGGCGGTAAGCGAACCGTAA